A portion of the bacterium genome contains these proteins:
- a CDS encoding ATP synthase F0 subunit C: MRNFVIFLVIFLVVLGPSAVIATIGYASIRALGRNPSAAQKILQAMIISLVFAEAIAVIALLVLFQLFGR; this comes from the coding sequence ATGCGGAATTTCGTTATTTTTCTGGTTATTTTTCTGGTAGTACTGGGGCCTTCGGCGGTAATCGCCACCATAGGGTATGCCAGTATTCGCGCACTGGGGCGTAATCCCTCGGCCGCCCAGAAAATATTGCAGGCAATGATTATTTCGCTGGTGTTCGCCGAAGCAATAGCCGTGATCGCGCTTCTGGTACTGTTCCAGTTATTCGGGCGCTGA
- a CDS encoding F0F1 ATP synthase subunit alpha (produces ATP from ADP in the presence of a proton gradient across the membrane; the alpha chain is a catalytic subunit), whose translation MSSLPRMVMAPFKIKISETGVIKDIKKMIVRITGLPSCLNGQLVDFGDGNKGIIMGYDQDDVLALMLGSDTGVRLGQSVAGNSEPFTIPVGEAMIGRMVDAMGAPCDGRGEVSCDVNRPVFSPSPLITERAPVSKMLFTGTRVIDAMVPIGLGQRQLIMGDRMTGKTSIATDAILSQRGRDVVCIYCCIGKALVSLEKVLTVLSEKEALPYTIIVAATDSATAGEQYIVPFTAATIGDYLMRQGKDVLVVFDDLTKHAWAYRQISLLLERPPGREAYPGDIFYVQTQLMERAGKLNEENGSGSMTFLGLADTLQGDLTGYIPSNLISICDGLVSLNSSMFGEGTRPAVDFKLSLSIVGGRAQPLILRELSGGLRRGFLEYIEVARLSKLQSGMSREAEAIMKRGQVMMVMFQQPQYQPASLLEEVLLLYGLRMGVLDNLDPNEWVRFRGGIEAFVKNNDPQLEREMEASPRLTIEFERRMTTAIHGFFDAKG comes from the coding sequence ATGAGCAGCTTACCGCGTATGGTGATGGCGCCATTCAAAATTAAGATTTCAGAGACCGGGGTGATCAAGGATATCAAGAAAATGATTGTCCGGATCACTGGGTTGCCCTCCTGTCTGAATGGGCAGTTAGTAGATTTCGGTGATGGCAATAAAGGCATCATCATGGGCTATGACCAGGATGATGTATTGGCGCTCATGCTGGGGAGTGACACCGGCGTCCGGTTAGGGCAATCCGTGGCGGGGAATAGTGAGCCATTCACGATTCCGGTAGGGGAGGCGATGATTGGTCGCATGGTGGATGCGATGGGCGCCCCCTGTGACGGACGTGGCGAGGTGAGTTGCGATGTGAATCGTCCGGTATTTTCCCCTTCGCCTCTGATCACGGAACGAGCCCCGGTTTCAAAAATGTTATTCACCGGCACGCGGGTCATTGATGCCATGGTGCCGATTGGTCTGGGCCAGCGGCAATTGATCATGGGGGATCGCATGACGGGCAAGACAAGCATTGCGACCGATGCCATCCTCAGCCAGCGTGGGCGTGATGTGGTCTGTATTTACTGTTGCATCGGGAAAGCCCTGGTATCCCTGGAAAAAGTGCTGACCGTCTTGTCCGAGAAAGAAGCGCTCCCCTACACCATTATCGTTGCCGCCACTGATAGTGCCACGGCGGGCGAGCAGTACATTGTGCCCTTTACTGCCGCCACCATCGGCGATTATCTGATGCGGCAGGGCAAGGATGTGCTCGTGGTGTTTGATGATCTTACCAAACATGCCTGGGCCTATCGCCAGATTTCCCTGCTTTTGGAGCGCCCCCCCGGCAGAGAGGCGTATCCCGGTGATATCTTTTATGTCCAGACCCAACTGATGGAGCGGGCGGGAAAATTGAATGAGGAGAATGGCAGTGGCTCCATGACGTTCCTGGGTTTGGCGGATACCCTGCAGGGGGATTTGACTGGTTATATTCCCTCCAATCTGATCTCCATTTGTGATGGTTTGGTGAGCCTCAACTCCAGTATGTTCGGTGAGGGGACGAGGCCGGCTGTTGACTTCAAACTCTCCCTCTCGATTGTTGGTGGGCGGGCACAGCCATTGATTCTGCGGGAATTGAGTGGCGGACTCCGAAGAGGTTTCCTGGAGTACATCGAGGTGGCGCGTCTGAGTAAGTTGCAGTCTGGTATGTCACGCGAGGCGGAAGCCATTATGAAGCGGGGGCAGGTGATGATGGTGATGTTCCAGCAGCCTCAATATCAGCCGGCCAGCCTGCTTGAAGAGGTGTTATTGCTCTATGGATTGCGGATGGGGGTGCTCGATAACTTGGATCCAAATGAATGGGTCAGGTTCCGTGGGGGGATTGAAGCTTTTGTCAAAAATAATGACCCGCAGCTTGAACGTGAAATGGAGGCATCGCCTCGTTTGACGATTGAATTTGAGCGACGTATGACAACGGCGATTCATGGTTTTTTTGATGCCAAAGGATAG